The DNA region GTGTCAGGCATCGCATCCCGGCTCGGTCACGTATAAAAGAGTACGCTCCCTCGCCGCTCGCTTGCCTTCCTTGCATTTCATCGCGTTTTTGAAAATTGACATCCAGGCTTGGTTTTCAGCCGTTTGTCCCGGTCTGTTAAAAGAGTCCGCCACCAAGCACGATACTCGCAAGAATACCACTTCGGGAAAAGGAGAGGAGCAGCCATGAACGAGAACTGGATAGCTCCATGCGGCCTGTGGTGCGGGGCATGCGGAATCGCCGTGGCCCATGCGTCGGGGAACGAGCGGCTGAAGGAAAAGCTGGCCCCGGTTTACGGCGTAGCGCCTTCGGACATGGTCTGCGAGGGTTGCCGCTCGGAAAACCGCTTCGTGTTTTGCCAGGCCTGCGCCATACGCTCCTGCACCGAACAAAAGGGCTACAAGGGTTGCTTCGAGTGCAACGATTTCCCCTGCGCCACGGTGAGCGAATTCCCCCACCCGGTGGCCCGCAAGGTGATGCTCCGTGCGGTTCCGCGCTGGAGGGAACTGGGGACCGCCGCCTGGATAGCGGAAGAAGAAGCCCGCTACGCATGCCCCGGCTGCGGCGCGCGCCTCATGAGGGGCCAGGGCCGCTGCCCCGGATGCAAGGAGCCGGTGAACCCGGACTGACGGCGTGGATTCCACAAGACTCGTAAGCCTTCATCCCCATGTTTTGGGGGACGCCTTCATCAGGCTCTCGCCCGGAAAGATTTTTTCCGGCCATGAGATTGATCTTTTGAGCAGGGCAGGGGCCGTGGTGGTGCCCCAGAACGTGAAGGCATGGCAGTACCGCGAGATCGCGTCCCTTTGCCCACGGGTTTTTCCCGATTACCGTAACCGCTTCGGGTTCGAGGGAAAATGCGGAAATCTGGCGCTCTTCGAGAAATTCGGACTTCCTCATCCCGAAACCAGGGCTTACGGCAACGCGGAAGATTTCCAGACCGCGCATCCGAAAAGGCCGCCCTTCGGCTTTCCCTTCGTTATGAAGGCTGATCGGGGCGGCGGCGGAAACGGCGTCTTTCTCATCGGAAATGATGAAGACCTAAAGGCCGCCCTTGCCCTCTTGGGCTCCCGGCCTTTCGTGGCCCAGAAATTCGTGGACCACCAGGGGGCGGACCTTCGGGTTGTGATTCTGGGTGACGCCCTCTACCCCTACTGGCGGGTGCAGGACGACAGAACGGAGTTCCGCAACAACGTTGGGCGCGGAGCCCGCATCTCCCATGATTTCGAGCCCGGCCTGACCGATCTGGGCATAAGAGCGGCGGCCATGCTTGGAACGAGGGCGGGAATCGACTGCGCAGCCGTTGACGTTCTTTTCGACCGGGGTTCAAAGGCTCCCAAAGCGCTTCTGGGCGAGGTGAATTTCGTGTTCGGGCGAAAGGGCATGGGCGGAACTAATCGTTTTCGTGAACTTTTCAGGCAGGCCGTCAACCGATGGACCCGATAGACGTCATACAAAACTTTTACGACAAGGGCAGCAAGTCCTACCGGGTGCTTGTGGAGCACAGCCGACAGGTGGCGGACCTTGCCGTAAACATAGCGGTGCGCCTTCAACTTTCCGAGTCGTCCCGCACCTTTATATATGAAGCCGCCATGCTGCACGACGTGGGCATCATAGGCACGGACGCCCCCAAGCTGGGCTGTTTCGGGGATGACCCGTACATCAGGCATGGGGTCATCGGTCGGGCCATGCTGGAAGGCATG from Deltaproteobacteria bacterium includes:
- a CDS encoding DUF3795 domain-containing protein; amino-acid sequence: MNENWIAPCGLWCGACGIAVAHASGNERLKEKLAPVYGVAPSDMVCEGCRSENRFVFCQACAIRSCTEQKGYKGCFECNDFPCATVSEFPHPVARKVMLRAVPRWRELGTAAWIAEEEARYACPGCGARLMRGQGRCPGCKEPVNPD